A genomic segment from Panthera tigris isolate Pti1 chromosome A1, P.tigris_Pti1_mat1.1, whole genome shotgun sequence encodes:
- the SUB1 gene encoding activated RNA polymerase II transcriptional coactivator p15 — MPKSKELVSSSSSGSDSDSEVDKKLKRKKQVTPEKPVKKQKTGETSRALSSSKQSSSSRDDNMFQIGKMRYVSVRDFKGKVLIDIREYWMDPEGEMKPGRKGISLNPEQWSQLKEQISDIDDAVRKL; from the exons ATGCCTAAGTCAAAGGAACTTGTTTCTTCAAGCTCTTCCGGCAGCGATTCTGACAGTGAGGTTGACAAAAAG ttaaaGCGGAAAAAGCAGGTTACTCCAGAAAAACCTGTAAAGAAGCAAAAGACCGGTGAGACTTCAAGAGCCCTGTCATCCTCTAAGCAGAGTAGCAGCAGCAGAGATGATAACATGTTTCAG aTTGGGAAAATGAGGTATGTCAGTGTTCGAGACTTTAAAGGGAAAGTCCTAATTGATATTAGAGAATATTGGATGGATCCGGAAGGTGAAATGAAACCAGGAAGAAAAG gTATTTCTTTAAATCCTGAGCAATGGAGCCAGCTGAAGGAACAGATTTCTGACATTGATGATGCAGTAAGAAAACTGTAA